In Kryptolebias marmoratus isolate JLee-2015 linkage group LG2, ASM164957v2, whole genome shotgun sequence, the genomic stretch GGTTAGGGGTACTCAGctgaaaaaatatttcacagggATCCATCAGTGAAAAAAGGTTTAGAATCGCTGGATTTAAGTGTTCCTCCAGAAGCCTGCAGAACAGAAGAACAAGAAACTTTTCTTAACATTTGACTGTTTCATGCTGAGTAAAAACAAAGGTTGCTATGATAATCATAACTTTGAatctcattaaaaatgtaaaaacagtttttatatttatgtttaaatgaataGCTGCTCCTTTTCCCCATTTCCTGGTAAATTAAGGAGATAGGAAGACATTTGCACAGTTATGTATAtgtaatttatgtattttaaaagtgtgttttatgaatttacatttttatgatgGTAAAATGACTGGTCaaacaatctttttcttttcttcaggtGATACTTTGACGTAATGGCTCGTACCAAGCAAACAGCTCGTAAGTCCACTGGAGGAAAAGCTCCTCGTAAGCAGCTGGCCACCAAGGCTGCTCGCAAGAGCGCCCCCTCCACTGGGGGAGTCAAGAAGCCTCATCGTTACAGGTAACACTGTCAGCTCAGGCTGACAAGTCTTTTCAAGTGGTTAGAGTGGGGGGCGCCcactctaaccactgatccactgATCAAGGAAAGATAGGAAAAGTTAAAAAGGGAAGTGCAGTTAGTCAGCTTTGCTTGTTTCAGGGAGTGTGCCCAGTTAACTATGATACACTGTGTTCATAGAGGTAAAAATGTTGTGCATAAGGTTAATAATTGcatgcaacatttgtttttttgtctttaactgtCTATTTATGGTAAAGTACAGGCCTCAAAACATATCCTGCTTAGGTCCCCAGACACTTAGGGCTGGGTCCAAagccacaagtaaacctgcagtctgacacCAAAGTGCTGTGTTAGGAAAATCTGGAACAATGAGATCTTTAATGTAAGATGAAGCTTTggatgttagaagtaagattcataatgttttagacatgaaaaacaaactgtcctGTATCACCGTGGTTATTAACATGTTTCCAAAGCTTTTTTCAATATAAGTTTTAATACATAAAGGtttgtagatttacatcaaTTTCTTCTTGCAATAATGATGGAAGCTCATGTCCAAGATAAGTCAAGTATGGCTGACAGACTTTGATAAAATGTTCAACttgtaaaacctaaaatcaaACATCTTGAATCTAATTTCTAGTCTTTACCAAATATTTTTCTCTATTTAGGccagtagtttttaaaaatgtgaagggAACACAGAGTAGGAAATCTTAAAGTTCTTTTTAGGATTGATGGGAGGTTAAATTTGACGTGAGCTCGGTCAGTGGGAGGGTTAGAGAGGATCTGACTGAATGATTGATGGGAAGATCAGGCTTTCAAATAAAAGTCTCTTAGAAAATTAATTTGAACAACCTGACACAACCagctgtaaatttaaaattagttttttgtgtgtgtgtgttgaacaCTGATGTTACTTTAGgtcaaggttttttttgtatattgttaaataaactgcagtCCTGTGAGTggtagtttttattattttgatttacCGAAATAGAAGGATGTGTCACCTGCTGCAGtttgtaaaaactgtttattctaaaaacctttgaagaaatgttttgtagGTGTTAGTTATAGATGTTTGATTCAGATGGGAAGTGGAAGCAGTCTGGAGTCCTGGGAATGAATGCAGTTTACTCCCAGTGAAGCTGTGTTGAACCCTGGCCTGGTTGTGTGTTTCAGgcccggtaccgtggctctGAGAGAGATCCGTcgctaccagaagtccactgagctgctGATCCGTAAGTTGCCCTTCCAGCGCCTGGTGAGAGAAATCGCTCAGGACTTTAAGACCGACCTGCGTTTTCAGAGCGCCGCCATCGGAGCactacaggtgtgtgtgtgtgtgtgtgtgcgaatGTGTGCAGAAACAAGTGAACTGGTGGAACAGCTGTGCTGATATGTGCTGTGGTTCTGTGCCCATGCAGGAAGCCAGTGAGGCGTACCTGGTGGGTCTGTTTGAGGACACCAACCTGTGTGCGATCCACGCTAAGCGAGTCACCATCATGCCCAAAGACATCCAGCTGGCACGCCGTATCCGTGGAGAGAGGGCTTAGATTCTGCTTCACTGCAGTCCTCTTTTTCTATTTTCCCACTCCCCATCTTCCCTTTattcccccaccccaccccaccccgccTCGCCAAGCCTCTCAGTAGACATTAGGCTCATTCTGATTCTGAACAGATAGAAATATGTTGAAGTCTGGTCTCtgatagatttgttttttattcttttgtcttCATCAGATTTTTTGAAAGTACCTTTTTTGTGCATGTTAGGAGTTTAGCAGATCACATGCGCACGTACACACATACTCAGACCTGTCTCATGGGGTTGGGTGGTGCTTTGGGACTCCAAGCCCACCATGAGCTCACCTGTTGGTGGAGCTAACAGAGACACAAGGCCAAGGGGCTAGTCTGCTTAAGGGGAGCTGCAACTTCCACAGCAGGGTGCTATTAAAACTAGTCCTGAGGCCTGTAGCTCTGAACACCCCCTTCCCACCCAGTCCGTCCCCTCTCACCAGCTTCTTCACCTGGAAGAAGCCTCTttaggcactttcacaaaacacttcaagctgggACATAGACGCCTTCTGGCTGCCTCTGTGTGTTCTAAATGGACTGAAGCAGCACGGGGGGGTTGCTCCCTTGAGCCTCCAATCAAGGTGGTACCAGAGCCTGGGACAGTCGACCTGAGAAAAGATTGCTCAGTGGTGTGACAAACAGTCTGATGTTAAatccaaaacaacaatacaaagaaGGTCAATGATGATacattcagttaaaaaataattttgttaattATGATAACCGTTaaactgttttgaaaatgacacCAGGGAGACATCCATCACAGATTTAACGTGCAGCGCTCCACGCCTCTCTTAGTtctgtaaagtttattttatttctgaaagctcacttCTCTGCAGGACGTGGCTCCCTTTATGAACAATCggaggcagcttaaagacaaACTAGTCATTTTgtggaactgttttgtgaaagtgcattttgtttgtgtggacCTGCAAGTCCTGATcttacaaacaaatcaaataagtCTTCAAACTATGGATTCATGTTGTGGTTTTgatgtgtaatttttttacatgaataatTCATAATTCATGGGGGAGCATCTCTTCCTTGAAATGATCAGTTAAAGAACAGCTGATATGGGCATGGTTCTAAAGATGTGTGTTTTACAGTGACATGATTTGCAATAGAAAGGAAGCTGTAATTCTAATAGGAACCACCAGAGGGCGGTAGTTCACCATCTATCCAGTTAGCATCTGTAGATTCATTATCACACATCTTTCAGCTCAGTAGAAGTTGGTCTAGAGGTTCCTCTGCATGTTTCCGGTCTGTCTTCTGTAGTCTCTGTATATCTGAACATATAAACTGTCCCTTTCTTGAAATTTGTGATACAGAATATAACCTcataattgttttcttttatatttttcttattcCTTGAGATTTTCAAACGTATAATGAGCTGATCTTTGTATTTCCAAATTTCTCATATTATGGTGGTAATAATAAATAGATGTTAAAAGAAATGGATTCAGTGGAGTGTGCTGCATTTGTCATAGTGTGGAATAGTGGAATTGCTATAAAAACGGACTATTCACAATACACTCACCGACCACTTTATTAGGTTTACCTGTTCTATTGCTTATTAACACAAATCGCTAATCAACCAGTTACACGGCAGAAGCTCAATACATTTAGGGATCTAGacgtgttggagcagaggagaATGGGTTGGAGATGATAGAAAGGTAATAATAATTCAAACCAACCGTCTCTGAACACACATGTCCAACATGAAGCTGATGGACGACAGcactgaaacagagaaacactggaatggccacTAAATGTGCTAGGCAAAAgatttggcagccatcttgtgagGAGCTATGTGAATCTCTTTGTACTGTTTACATGTGAAAACTACacgttattattgttttgtgctGCTGTATGCTCTGTCATTGGTTTATAATTGCTCAGAAAAAtccttattttctttaattaaacatgcataatgtaaaaacagaagtcaaGAATATTCTATACTGAGGCTTCTAACAAGCCCAGTCACCATTTTTGGGGGCAAAATGTTGAGCTGCCACTCTGCCACTACTGTGTTAATAATTCTAACCAGACCAGAAGATTACTGCACATTAAGTACTTTATATGTGTGCTTAGTTTACGGTGTCTGCAGTTCATTTCATTTAGACTAACTTAGACAAAAGGTATAAACTTGAGGTGGGAGAtgtaacaaaaaatgttaaattccattttttacagtaaaataacagtttttaccTTCTTAGTGTGAgttaagaacaggaaactgaggctacagttTACACAGGCTCATAAATGTGAAATAACTAAGACAACAAGAGATGTGACACCTGTTAGCAGAGTTCATTTAATTTACCCTTAACCTCAGACGAGTGGAAACAAACCAGAGCTGAAAGAAATGTTAATAGATCAGGAAAAATACGTTCAGGCTATCCCACCTATATTCCCTAATCATCGCATCTTAAAGTCAACTTAGGtcaaaattaatttgaaattagTAAAACCTAAAAAGTTCAGATTAGTGcttcattaagaaaaaaaacaaccttgtttGTGAAGCATGTATTTGAATTAATGTGAGCAGATAGTGGAAACCTGTAGACCAGCTGCTTCTGTTCCATCATCACCAACCACCAGTGTCTCCGTGCTGACGGAAGCCCATCAAGTCCAAAAGTCTGCTCCAGTTCTGCTCAACTCGGTGTTCTCCTTGGATTTCCTGCCTCATCGTACTCCCTCTGGATCACCACATGCAACCTGCCTCATGGGATCTTATTACTTTATGTGCACAAAATGCTAATCTTGCCTTCTGGCAAATGTTTTCTAGTCAGCTGGATATTGGGAAGGagttttctgaaaacattcaCAGCTGCTATTGTCTGTGGATGTtcagaactttgtttttccaagtAGTATGTTCCAAATGATtgatttggtcatttttgaatgTTCCTGTTATCTTTCTTGTgcaagtgtgtttttttttctttctcagcctGAGGATGATTTGTTTCAGTTCCTGTGGCTGGATGTTGAAGGATTTTGCAACAGTGTGCTGACAGTTTCTGAAGAGGAGGCTGTAGTTTTAGATCAGTGCTCATTTTGTTTAGCTCCTGCACATTGTTCCAGCTGCTTGCTGCACAGTTGAACATGCTGGAATTGATCTAATTCTACACCCATTTTATGTTAGGCAGAACTTTTTCAGCTTTAGTTCTATGCAGTTTGGTCATGTCAGAGCCCAGATAAAGAAAAGACTGGCCCCCTCTCAAGCTGCTCTCTTCCTATCATCTGATCCCATAAACGTCATGAGTGAGATGATACCACCCACAATACGACTGATCACCAAGTGTTGTGCAAAACTGAAGATCCTTAAAGTTGGCCGTTTCTGATGAACTCTGGTTCCAGGAAAAATGATGAGACACAAAGCCAAGAAACACATTTGGAAGGTCTGGAAAAATGACTGCTTACTGACATTATTGCAAAcaacctccctccctccctgagTCAGATGTAGCCCTTTTACATGGGCTAAACTCAGCTCTACTTGGGTCAACCTGGTGTGGCTCCAGAGTCTTTCCGTTGAGTGGTTCCACCTACTTCAACCTCCTCTTCCCAGGTTCTAAGCCAGCCAAGTTGAGCAACTTCcaacaaagttgggagcatgaaattatCCAAAATGTCTTTGTATCCTTAgcgcattaagagttcctttcactggaactaaggggCCAGgcccagctcctgaaaaacaaccccacaccataatcctccctccaccaaactttacacttgggacaatgcagtcagacaagtaccatTTTACTGgcaaccaccaaacccagactcgtccatcagattgccagatGGAGAAGTATGATTCATGACTCCAGAGAAcgcgtctccactgctctagcatccagtggcggcgtgctttacaccactgcatccaacactttgcacttggtgatgaAAGGCTTGGATGAAGCTACttggccatggaaacccattccatgaagctctctactctcagttcttgagctaatctgaaggccacatgaagtttggaggtctgtagtgatcgactctgcagaacgttggtgacctcagCATCTACTGACCCCACTCCGTCAGTTtacgtggcctaccactttgtggccgAGTTGCTGTCGATCCCAGACACTTCCATTTTCTTATAATACAGctgacagttgactgtggaatatttaggagCGAGGAAATTTCCTGACTGGATTTACTGCTGAGGTAACATCCTATCACAGTTCCACGCTGgcattcactgagctcctgagagcgacccattctttcacaaatgtttgtagaagcagtctgcatgcctagctgcttcattttatacacctgtggacacagaagtgattggaacacctggtTCCGATAATTTGGATGggtgagcaaatacttttggcaatataatgTACATAAagcacaccggactataaggcacatcgacgtgcacctcccaatttttgtaacatCCCGCattccattcaaaatggacggtTTTGGTGTTCTGATCTTCGCTGTAACAAGTCTGTTTATTGatgtttaggcttttaaatcctGCAGACTGTATTTCATCACTACATCCCACCACTAAGCCACGAAACTTTTCAAATGACGACTGGTACGGCCAGTAAAACCATTACAGACTGCCTCACTCTATAACAGTCTAATCCTGCTCTGCATCACAGCAGTGCCATCTAATGACCCaaagtaataacagcaacactagtgcatttactgtgtaaacCTCAGAACTCAACAACTTGACAGATTAAAGGCGCATCAGCGGTGGGCTGCCTTTACCCCCCACATCACctcggtccattcagaaatcacactgagACAGCCAGAAGGCCTCTGTATCCCGACTCAGTGCCTATTGTTTTCATCCTTCAGTAGTTTGTGGGTGGGTGCTTCCACCCCACCCCTCTCAGCCCTTACCTTTACTTCACACCCACCCTAAAGTCCCTGTCACTGAAGAAACCCTGGAATGGCCACTGAGGGCACTAGCCTAAAATCTCACCTTTCTTCAGAAacacagactttttttattgactgtaaagaagaagaagcacagTGCCCCTTGTTGTAGCTCAATAGTGCTCAACTCCCCCTACTGCTTCCCTCTGGTATTACATCTACTGCAACTGCatataatccatccatccattttctttacctgcttctccattccaggttgcagggagctggtgtctatccccagcagtcactgtgcgagaggcaggggacaccctggacaggtcacaagtccatcacagggccagacaaacaaccattcacactctcacctaaggaccattttagagtcatcagttaacctaacatgcatgttttttggtctgtgggaggaaaccagagtacccgaagtaaacccacgtgtgcacagggagagcatgtaaactccacccagaaaggccccaggtcaggaaccgatcctgcaaccttcttgctgggaggcaacaggtctaaccactactccactgtgccacccactgcatataatattaaaatgaaacataaaaaataaattaaaaaacagattaaaactaGCTGATATCATAAACATTGCATTGTGCCTCTGAATCCAAATTAAATCTGGAGTTTACATGTCTGCATGATGTATTTGAATCCTTCACACAACTGCTGCAAGGAAAGCATCCAACACACAAAATTAAGATTATTCAAGCCATACTTTAAAACATATAATATTGCTTTAAACTAGCATTTTCgaatatatgtttttgaaaaaacatttaatcagagACTTTTTAGAATGATTACTTggatttatttgactttgtAGTGATTACATCTgagattcttttgtttttcagtgtttacttGTTTATCCCACAGTCACAACTGATCCATTTGTTTGTCAGAGTGCCACATATACTGAGGATCACTGGAATCATTTACttgacttttactttttcatgtTACAAAAAACTGTTGGTGTTTGTGACCTGAAACAGTTTGAGTTGTGTTTGaatctcatttctttctttgtgttcttggcTGCAGTTGTcctgtttgatgtgttttgttctcCTGCATTCACCTTCCTGAAGGTCTGCTCAGTGCTTTCCATCCCCCATCACATCTGCTCCTTCATGGGATTACACTGCAAatgtttgtctgaaataaacacaagattACAAGTGCACTGAGAGAGGTTAACCAATCAGGACATGCAGACGCACGGATTAACCAATCCCACCACAGAGAAGGAGGGCAGAGGGATTAGCAGAGAGGGATTAGCTTCCTGTTGAGTGCTTTGAAATGTCTTTTGCTAAACATTTTCTTCTATATCACTAGATTTATAATGGTTTAGATCAAACATGATTTACACAACAacaagagaaacattttttaattttttatatcaGAATTCAATCAGAAATTCCTCAGGAGTCGTGCTTCATGAATTTAGCTGAAAGTGCTGTGTGATGCTGGAAAATTTGATACCA encodes the following:
- the h3f3c gene encoding H3 histone, family 3C; the protein is MARTKQTARKSTGGKAPRKQLATKAARKSAPSTGGVKKPHRYRPGTVALREIRRYQKSTELLIRKLPFQRLVREIAQDFKTDLRFQSAAIGALQEASEAYLVGLFEDTNLCAIHAKRVTIMPKDIQLARRIRGERA